Proteins from one Primulina huaijiensis isolate GDHJ02 chromosome 18, ASM1229523v2, whole genome shotgun sequence genomic window:
- the LOC140963788 gene encoding protein DA1-like, with product MGWLSKIFKGSNHKVSEGRYDWRYGTDTLENHPSTSFDSWSEIEDIDHAIALSLSEEEKKKTCIDSEPQLEEGEQLAGALQESLNVESPQQRQTRSDSDARNGYGNENIYQPLFFPYSSSFRNCAGCNTEIGYGRFLSRLSAMWHPECFRCHGCNQPIYDYEFSMSGSNPYHKACYKESYLPKCDVCKHFIPTNAIGLIEYRAHPFWSQKYCPSHEHDGTQRCCSCERMESRDARCVSLNDGRSLCMECLDSAIMDTDQCQPLFIDVQDFYEGLNMKVTQPIPLLLVDRQALNEALDGERHGHYHMPETRGLCLSEEQTISTVLRPPRIGSGNRAIGMRTEPYKLTLHCEVTAILILHGFPRLLTGSILAHEMMHAWLLLNGFHNLRQDVEEGICQVLASMWLESQILSMSDTNGASTSSSIPISTPSRQAGHSPFEIKLGVFFKHQIASDISMVYGNGFRTGHEAVLKFGLQMTLVHIRETGNFPY from the exons ATGGGTTGGCTTAGTAAAATTTTCAAGGGATCAAACCATAAAGTTTCCGAGGGGCGGTATGATTGGAGATATGGAACAGATACGCTGGAGAATCACCCCTCTACCTCTTTT GATTCATGGTCGGAAATTGAAGACATTGACCATGCTATTGCTCTCTCTCTttcagaagaagaaaaaaagaaaacttgTATTG ATAGTGAACCACAATTGGAAGAAGGTGAACAACTTGCCGGGGCTCTTCAAGAGAGCTTGAATGTTGAGTCTCCACAGCAGCGACAGACTAGAAGTGACAGTGATGCGAGAAATGGATATggaaatgaaaatatttatcaacCTTTATTTTTCCCGTATTCCAGTAGCTTCAG GAATTGTGCTGGTTGTAACACAGAGATTGGCTATGGGAGATTTTTGAGTCGTTTGAGTGCGATGTGGCACCCAGAATGTTTCAGATGCCATGGTTGCAACCAACCAATATATGATTATGAG TTTTCCATGTCTGGGAGCAACCCATATCATAAAGCTTGTTACAAGGAGTCTTATCTGCCTAAATGTGATGTGTGCAAACACTTT ATCCCAACAAATGCCATTGGCCTTATTGAATATAGGGCACATCCTTTTTGGTCCCAGAAATACTGTCCTAGTCATGAGCATGATGGAACTCAGAGATGCTGCAGTTGTGAGCGGATGGAG TCTAGGGATGCAAGATGTGTATCCCTTAATGATGGTCGAAGTCTATGCATGGAGTGCTTAGATTCGGCAATTATGGATACTGATCAGTGCCAGCCTCTTTTTATTGATGTACAAGACTTTTATGAAGGATTGAATATGAAAGTGACACAGCCAATTCCTTTACTGTTGGTTGACAGGCAGGCTCTGAATGAGGCGTTGGATGGAGAGAGACAT GGGCATTATCATATGCCCGAGACACGAGGTCTTTGTCTCTCGGAGGAACAAACAATCAGCACT GTATTGCGTCCGCCAAGAATAGGTTCTGGTAACCGAGCGATAGGAATGAGAACCGAGCCTTATAAATTAACACTCCATTGTGAAGTGACAGCAATACTTATTTTACATGGTTTTCCAAG GTTGCTAACAGGATCGATATTAGCTCATGAAATGATGCATGCGTGGTTGCTACTTAATG GTTTTCATAATCTCAGACAAGATGTTGAAGAAGGTATTTGTCAAGTTCTTGCGAGCATGTGGTTAGAATCCCAAATTTTATCTATGTCTGACACCAATGGTGCTTCAACTTCGTCCTCAATCCCAATCTCTACACCATCAAGGCAAGCGGGACATTCACCATTTGAGATAAAACTTGGAGTGTTTTTCAAACACCAAATTGCATCCGATATATCTATGGTATATGGAAATGGTTTTAGAACTGGTCATGAGGCAGTTCTGAAGTTTGGGTTGCAGATGACTTTGGTTCACATACGGGAAACGGGAAATTTTCCTTACTAA